In one Corallococcus sp. EGB genomic region, the following are encoded:
- a CDS encoding pyridoxine 5'-phosphate synthase, which yields MGQRLGVNVDHVATLRQARRTVYPDPVTAAAMAELAGARQITIHLREDRRHIQDRDLRILRETVQTLLNLEMAATAEMVKIAYEYKPDVVTLVPERREELTTEGGLEVAGQRESIAKIIKNLKDGEISVSLFIDPDLDQVRAAHKVNADRIELHTGRYCEARNEKERARELARIVDAAKASAKLGMGVAAGHGLNYDNVQAIARIQEIDELNIGHSIVARAVLVGFERAVREMLELMRDPG from the coding sequence ATGGGACAGCGACTGGGTGTCAACGTGGATCACGTGGCGACGCTGCGGCAGGCGCGGCGCACCGTGTATCCGGATCCGGTGACGGCCGCGGCGATGGCGGAGCTGGCCGGTGCCCGGCAGATCACCATCCACCTGCGCGAGGACCGGCGCCACATCCAGGACCGGGACCTGCGCATCCTCCGCGAGACGGTGCAGACGCTCCTGAACCTGGAGATGGCCGCCACCGCGGAGATGGTGAAGATCGCCTACGAGTACAAGCCGGACGTGGTGACGCTCGTCCCCGAGCGGCGCGAGGAGCTCACCACCGAGGGCGGCCTGGAGGTCGCCGGCCAGCGCGAGTCCATCGCGAAGATCATCAAGAACCTCAAGGACGGGGAGATTTCGGTCTCGCTGTTCATCGATCCGGACCTGGACCAGGTGCGCGCGGCGCACAAGGTGAACGCGGACCGCATCGAGCTGCACACGGGCCGCTACTGCGAGGCGCGCAACGAGAAGGAGCGCGCGCGGGAGCTGGCGCGGATCGTGGACGCGGCCAAGGCGAGCGCCAAGCTGGGCATGGGCGTGGCCGCGGGCCACGGGCTCAACTACGACAACGTGCAGGCCATCGCGCGCATCCAGGAGATCGACGAGCTGAACATCGGTCACTCCATCGTGGCGCGCGCGGTGCTGGTGGGCTTCGAGCGCGCGGTGCGCGAGATGCTCGAGCTGATGCGCGACCCGGGATGA
- a CDS encoding holo-ACP synthase gives MPIVGLGLDLCSIERIQRILEGPRAEAFLKRVYTDGERAYCAPRHDAASAYAARFAAKEALVKAMGVPPGVKWRDMEVVREGGPPRFVLSGVAREVMEARGWDAMLALTHDAGVAAATVVLQTK, from the coding sequence ATGCCCATCGTCGGACTGGGGTTGGACCTCTGCTCCATCGAGCGCATCCAGCGCATCCTCGAAGGTCCGCGCGCGGAGGCGTTCCTGAAGCGCGTGTACACGGACGGCGAGCGGGCGTACTGCGCCCCCCGCCACGACGCGGCCAGCGCGTACGCGGCGAGGTTCGCGGCGAAGGAGGCGCTGGTGAAGGCGATGGGCGTGCCTCCGGGCGTGAAGTGGCGGGACATGGAGGTGGTGCGCGAGGGCGGTCCGCCGCGCTTCGTGCTCTCCGGCGTGGCCCGTGAGGTGATGGAAGCGCGGGGGTGGGACGCGATGCTCGCGCTCACCCATGATGCCGGCGTGGCCGCGGCCACGGTGGTGCTCCAGACGAAGTAG
- a CDS encoding NAD(P)H-hydrate dehydratase — protein sequence MQRVLTANQMREAEKAAQDQHGMPSGLLMENAGRALAEAARSVAGPGGRFTVLCGPGNNGGDGLVAARFLLEGGARVVVALVGDTGKLTPEAKRNLQALEGFGESPRAFEALPEAGPGDVVVDALFGTGLKRAPEGAFADAIGTVARWRRAGAKVVAADVPSGLQSDTAEPFSPCVEADVTVAFGFVKPAHELEPGASLCGDVRRVDIGLGGESSRAVSGAELFRVEEKDAREALPKRRADSHKGTYGHVLVVAGSPGKTGAAAMVALAALRSGAGLVTVATRPEALTWVMAHSPEIMGIPLPGEGPLGKGDLEALKSALEGKDALVMGPGIPRGPETGALIGDLLAAVEVPAVLDADALNAVAEDLKVLRQARGPVLLTPHPGEMARLWGRTTKDVQAHRVGVALNLATSLNVTVVLKGSRTLIAEAGGRVFINPTGNAGMATGGTGDVLSGVCGALLAQGIPLPKAAWTAVYAHGLAGDLMARQRGLMGLIATDLLPGLGHVWTRWER from the coding sequence ATGCAGCGCGTGCTCACCGCCAACCAGATGCGAGAGGCCGAGAAGGCCGCCCAGGACCAGCACGGGATGCCGTCCGGGTTGTTGATGGAGAACGCGGGCCGCGCGCTCGCGGAGGCCGCCCGGAGCGTCGCGGGCCCGGGCGGGCGCTTCACGGTGCTCTGCGGCCCCGGCAACAACGGCGGGGATGGCCTGGTCGCCGCGCGCTTCCTGTTGGAGGGCGGGGCTCGGGTGGTGGTGGCGCTGGTGGGGGACACCGGCAAGCTCACCCCGGAGGCGAAGCGCAACCTCCAGGCGCTGGAGGGCTTCGGTGAGTCGCCCCGCGCCTTCGAGGCGCTGCCGGAGGCGGGCCCGGGCGACGTGGTGGTGGATGCCCTCTTCGGCACGGGCCTGAAGCGCGCGCCGGAGGGGGCGTTCGCGGATGCCATTGGCACCGTGGCGCGGTGGCGGCGCGCGGGGGCGAAGGTGGTGGCCGCGGACGTGCCGTCCGGCCTCCAGAGCGACACGGCGGAGCCCTTCTCTCCGTGCGTGGAGGCGGACGTCACGGTGGCCTTCGGCTTCGTGAAGCCCGCGCATGAGCTGGAGCCCGGCGCGTCGCTGTGCGGCGACGTGCGGCGGGTGGATATCGGGCTGGGGGGCGAGTCCTCGCGCGCGGTGTCCGGCGCGGAGCTGTTCCGCGTGGAGGAGAAGGATGCCCGCGAGGCCCTGCCCAAGCGCCGCGCGGATTCGCACAAGGGCACCTACGGCCATGTGCTGGTGGTGGCGGGCAGCCCGGGCAAGACGGGCGCCGCGGCGATGGTCGCCCTGGCCGCGCTGCGCAGCGGAGCGGGGCTCGTCACGGTGGCAACGCGTCCGGAGGCGCTGACGTGGGTGATGGCGCACTCACCGGAGATCATGGGCATTCCGCTGCCCGGTGAGGGCCCGCTGGGGAAGGGCGACCTGGAGGCCCTCAAGTCCGCGCTGGAGGGCAAGGACGCGCTGGTGATGGGGCCGGGCATCCCCCGAGGGCCGGAGACGGGCGCGCTGATTGGCGACCTGCTGGCCGCGGTGGAGGTGCCCGCGGTGCTGGACGCGGACGCGCTCAACGCCGTCGCGGAGGACCTCAAGGTGCTGCGGCAGGCCAGGGGGCCCGTGCTGCTCACGCCGCACCCTGGAGAGATGGCGCGGCTGTGGGGCCGGACGACGAAGGACGTGCAGGCGCACCGCGTGGGCGTGGCGCTCAACCTCGCCACGTCGCTCAACGTGACGGTGGTGCTCAAGGGCTCGCGCACGCTCATCGCGGAGGCGGGCGGGCGCGTGTTCATCAACCCCACGGGCAACGCGGGCATGGCCACCGGCGGCACGGGTGACGTGCTGTCGGGCGTGTGCGGCGCGCTGCTCGCGCAGGGCATCCCGCTGCCCAAGGCCGCGTGGACGGCCGTCTACGCGCACGGGCTCGCGGGCGACCTGATGGCCCGGCAGCGCGGGCTGATGGGGCTCATCGCCACGGACCTGCTGCCGGGCCTGGGCCACGTCTGGACGCGGTGGGAGCGGTGA
- the tsaE gene encoding tRNA (adenosine(37)-N6)-threonylcarbamoyltransferase complex ATPase subunit type 1 TsaE: MGAVSGAEQQPTRSRRLVSPSPEETHRLGVKLGQLLQPGDFVGLIGDLGAGKTHLVRGVAEGAGVAQSEVASPTFAIVYPYAGRIPLYHADLYRLTDYDELYATGLLDLVGGDHAMLVEWLDRIPQAAPRDFLRVTLRHEGEDARSLDVEAFGARPAALLDAWLG, encoded by the coding sequence GTGGGAGCGGTGAGCGGCGCGGAGCAGCAGCCCACGCGCTCGCGGCGGCTCGTGTCTCCGTCTCCGGAGGAGACGCACCGGCTGGGCGTGAAGCTGGGGCAGCTGCTCCAGCCGGGGGACTTCGTGGGGCTGATTGGCGACCTGGGCGCGGGCAAGACGCACCTGGTTCGCGGCGTGGCGGAAGGGGCGGGCGTCGCGCAGTCCGAGGTGGCCAGCCCCACGTTCGCCATCGTGTACCCATATGCGGGCCGCATCCCGCTGTACCACGCGGACCTGTACCGCCTGACGGACTACGACGAGCTGTACGCCACCGGGCTCCTGGACCTGGTGGGCGGCGACCACGCGATGCTGGTGGAGTGGCTGGACCGCATCCCCCAGGCCGCGCCACGCGACTTCCTGCGCGTCACGCTCCGCCATGAGGGTGAGGACGCGCGGAGCCTCGACGTGGAGGCCTTCGGCGCGCGTCCCGCTGCCTTGCTCGACGCGTGGCTGGGCTGA
- a CDS encoding class II glutamine amidotransferase codes for MCRLFGFRSAVPAAVHTALVTERNSLLIQSREHKDGWGIASYGVDASPLVAHGVGPAHSDPDFERVSSQVSARTVVAHIRLASVGAVELRNSHPFHYGRWSFVHNGTLREFAKHKAAVEALIHPELRVNIKGTTDSERCFYLFLSRLSARGPLDGTVSVEALAQALSETMTLVSTLTDVPGSREPKDRSAMNFLVTDGEAMVATRRNRTLFISSGISGCPEALRGQSTRVPLQQFLVASESLCGGPHWVPVDEEDVVGVDSRLVFHRWKVQTLADGVLNPRQAAHHAAG; via the coding sequence ATGTGCCGATTATTTGGTTTCAGGAGTGCTGTTCCCGCTGCTGTCCACACCGCCCTGGTCACGGAGAGGAATTCCCTCCTCATCCAGTCGCGTGAGCACAAGGACGGCTGGGGTATCGCTTCATACGGAGTGGATGCCTCGCCGCTCGTCGCACATGGCGTGGGTCCCGCGCACAGCGACCCCGACTTCGAGCGTGTATCGAGCCAGGTCTCCGCGCGGACCGTCGTGGCGCACATCCGCCTGGCGAGCGTGGGGGCGGTGGAGCTGCGCAACTCCCACCCGTTCCACTACGGCCGCTGGTCCTTCGTGCACAACGGCACGCTGCGCGAGTTCGCGAAGCACAAGGCCGCCGTGGAAGCGCTCATCCACCCGGAGCTGCGCGTCAACATCAAGGGCACCACGGACAGCGAGCGCTGCTTCTATTTGTTCCTGTCGCGGCTGTCGGCGCGCGGGCCACTCGACGGCACGGTGAGCGTGGAGGCGCTGGCGCAGGCGCTCTCGGAGACGATGACGCTGGTGTCCACGCTGACGGACGTGCCGGGAAGCCGCGAGCCGAAGGACCGCTCCGCGATGAACTTCCTCGTCACGGACGGCGAGGCGATGGTGGCCACGCGCCGCAACCGCACGCTCTTCATCTCCTCCGGCATCAGCGGCTGCCCGGAAGCGCTGCGCGGACAGAGCACGCGCGTGCCGCTGCAGCAGTTCCTCGTCGCCAGCGAGTCGCTGTGCGGCGGGCCGCACTGGGTGCCCGTGGATGAAGAGGACGTGGTGGGCGTGGACTCGCGGCTCGTGTTCCACCGCTGGAAGGTGCAGACGCTGGCGGACGGCGTGCTGAACCCGCGGCAGGCAGCGCATCACGCCGCGGGCTGA
- the hutI gene encoding imidazolonepropionase, with amino-acid sequence MEALDLWVRNTSEVLTVEGTHREPAEEALTPRPGAGIGVKDGRVAYVGPESGLPEGALTDATEILDAEGGFVGPGFVDPHTHLVFAGERSREFDLRNQGATYLEIARAGGGIVNTVSATRAASEEELARLALPRLERLLAQGVTTAEVKSGYGLSLADELKMLRTVRRLGGMSPLELVPTLLCAHAVPAEYKDRRAEYLDLCINEILPAVAREGLARFCDVFTEDSAFTVDESRRLLTAAKALGLTPRLHADQLTACGASALAAEVGAASADHLEQVTDEGIRALAAANVTAVLVPTSTLFLRMRPYAPGRKLRDAGVNIALGSNVNPGSSMTENLALVLGLACLENGLSAAEAYWAATRGAAQCLGLQRQGRLAVGDAGDLVLFACSSYRHLPYHLGVSHARVVVKGGRVVFRARMNHCP; translated from the coding sequence ATGGAAGCCCTGGACCTGTGGGTGCGCAACACCTCCGAGGTGCTCACCGTGGAGGGCACCCACCGGGAGCCCGCGGAAGAGGCCCTCACCCCGCGCCCGGGCGCCGGCATTGGCGTGAAGGACGGCCGCGTGGCCTACGTGGGCCCGGAGTCCGGCCTGCCCGAAGGCGCGCTCACGGACGCGACGGAGATTCTCGACGCCGAGGGCGGCTTCGTGGGCCCGGGCTTCGTGGATCCGCACACGCACCTCGTCTTCGCGGGCGAGCGCTCCCGTGAGTTCGATCTGCGCAACCAGGGCGCCACGTATCTCGAGATCGCCAGGGCCGGCGGCGGCATCGTCAACACGGTGAGCGCCACGCGCGCCGCGAGCGAGGAGGAGCTGGCACGGCTCGCCCTGCCCCGCCTGGAGCGGCTGCTCGCGCAGGGCGTGACGACCGCCGAGGTGAAGAGCGGCTACGGCCTGTCGCTGGCGGACGAGCTCAAGATGCTGCGCACGGTGCGCCGGCTGGGCGGGATGTCGCCGCTGGAGCTCGTGCCCACGCTGCTGTGCGCGCACGCGGTGCCCGCCGAATACAAGGACCGCCGCGCCGAGTACCTGGACCTCTGCATCAACGAGATCCTCCCCGCCGTCGCGCGCGAGGGCCTGGCGCGCTTCTGCGACGTCTTCACGGAGGACAGCGCCTTCACCGTGGACGAGTCACGCCGGCTGCTCACCGCCGCGAAGGCGCTGGGACTCACGCCGCGGCTCCACGCGGATCAGCTCACCGCGTGCGGTGCGTCCGCCCTGGCCGCGGAGGTGGGCGCCGCCAGCGCGGACCACCTGGAGCAGGTGACGGACGAGGGCATCCGCGCGCTCGCCGCCGCGAACGTCACCGCCGTGCTCGTGCCCACCTCCACCCTCTTCCTGCGCATGCGCCCCTACGCGCCCGGCCGGAAGCTGCGCGATGCGGGCGTCAATATTGCTTTGGGTTCAAACGTGAATCCGGGCTCCTCCATGACGGAGAACCTGGCGTTGGTGCTGGGGCTCGCCTGCCTGGAGAACGGCCTGTCGGCCGCGGAGGCCTACTGGGCCGCCACGCGAGGCGCCGCGCAATGCTTGGGGTTGCAACGGCAGGGACGTCTGGCCGTGGGTGACGCAGGCGACCTGGTGCTGTTCGCCTGTAGCAGCTACCGGCACCTGCCTTATCATCTGGGTGTCAGTCACGCGCGAGTGGTGGTGAAGGGTGGACGTGTGGTGTTTCGCGCGCGAATGAATCACTGCCCCTGA
- the hutU gene encoding urocanate hydratase, whose product MSRIIRASRGTTLSCKGWVQEAALRMLMNNLDPEVAEQPGDLVVYGGTGKAARDWPSFDRIVSSLQSLTDEETLLVQSGKPVGILRTHPDAPRVLIANSNLVGHWANWEHFHELEKKGLMMYGQMTAGSWIYIGTQGILQGTYETFAAAGRHHFGSDDLSGRLILSGGLGGMGGAQPLAATMNNAVFLGVEIDPHRAQRRVETRYLDVVAKDLDEALALAKDAQQKRVGRSIAIIGNAASVFRELYKRGIKPDLVTDQTSAHDPLNGYIPTDLSLEAAAELRKRDPEGYVKRARESMIMHVQAMNDFQAAGSHVFDYGNNLRGQAKVGGMQNAFEFPGFVPAYIRPLFCEGLGPFRWVALSGDPEDIRRTDRAVRELFPQKASLNRWLDMAQERVAFQGLPARICWLGYGERAKAGLAFNELVRKGEVKAPIVIGRDHLDCGSVASPNRETEAMKDGSDAVADWPILNALVNAVNGASWVSFHHGGGVGMGYSLHAGQVIVADGTPEAARRIERVLTSDPGMGVLRHADAGYPEAIDVAKERGVRIPGLTA is encoded by the coding sequence ATGTCCCGCATCATCCGCGCCTCTCGCGGCACCACCCTCTCCTGCAAGGGCTGGGTGCAGGAGGCCGCGCTCCGGATGCTGATGAACAACCTCGACCCGGAGGTGGCCGAGCAGCCCGGTGACCTGGTCGTCTACGGCGGCACCGGCAAGGCCGCCCGGGACTGGCCGTCGTTCGACCGCATCGTCTCAAGCCTCCAGAGCCTCACCGACGAGGAGACGCTGCTCGTCCAGTCCGGCAAGCCCGTGGGCATCCTGCGCACGCACCCGGACGCGCCGCGCGTGCTCATCGCCAACTCCAACCTCGTGGGCCACTGGGCCAACTGGGAGCACTTCCACGAACTGGAGAAGAAGGGCCTGATGATGTACGGCCAGATGACGGCCGGCTCGTGGATCTACATCGGCACGCAGGGCATCCTGCAGGGCACCTACGAGACCTTCGCCGCCGCGGGCCGCCACCACTTCGGCAGCGACGACCTGTCCGGCCGGCTCATCCTCTCCGGCGGCCTGGGCGGCATGGGCGGCGCGCAGCCCCTGGCCGCGACCATGAACAACGCCGTGTTCCTGGGCGTGGAGATTGATCCGCACCGCGCCCAGCGCCGCGTGGAGACCCGCTACCTGGACGTGGTGGCCAAGGACCTCGATGAGGCGCTGGCGCTCGCGAAGGACGCGCAACAGAAGCGCGTGGGCCGCTCCATCGCCATCATCGGCAACGCGGCGTCGGTGTTCCGGGAGCTGTACAAGCGCGGCATCAAGCCGGACCTCGTGACGGACCAGACGAGCGCGCATGATCCGCTCAACGGCTACATCCCCACGGACCTGTCGCTGGAGGCCGCCGCGGAGCTGCGCAAGCGCGACCCGGAGGGCTACGTGAAGCGCGCCCGCGAGTCGATGATCATGCACGTGCAGGCCATGAATGACTTCCAGGCCGCCGGCAGCCACGTCTTCGACTACGGCAACAACCTGCGCGGCCAGGCGAAGGTGGGCGGCATGCAGAACGCCTTCGAGTTCCCCGGCTTCGTGCCCGCGTACATCCGCCCGCTGTTCTGCGAGGGCCTGGGGCCCTTCCGCTGGGTGGCGCTGTCCGGAGACCCGGAGGACATCCGCCGCACGGACCGCGCGGTGCGCGAGCTGTTCCCCCAGAAGGCGTCGCTCAACCGCTGGCTGGACATGGCCCAGGAGCGCGTGGCGTTCCAGGGCCTGCCCGCGCGCATCTGCTGGCTGGGCTACGGCGAGCGCGCCAAGGCGGGCCTCGCCTTCAACGAGCTGGTCCGCAAGGGCGAGGTGAAGGCGCCCATCGTGATTGGCCGCGACCACCTGGACTGCGGCAGCGTCGCGTCTCCCAACCGTGAGACGGAGGCCATGAAGGACGGCTCGGACGCGGTGGCGGACTGGCCCATCCTCAACGCGCTGGTGAACGCGGTGAACGGCGCGTCGTGGGTGTCGTTCCACCACGGCGGCGGCGTGGGCATGGGCTACTCGCTGCACGCGGGCCAGGTCATCGTCGCGGACGGCACGCCGGAGGCCGCGCGCCGCATCGAGCGCGTGCTCACGTCCGACCCCGGCATGGGCGTGCTGCGCCACGCGGACGCGGGCTACCCGGAGGCCATCGACGTGGCGAAGGAGCGGGGCGTGCGCATCCCCGGCCTCACCGCCTAG